The Streptomyces sp. 11x1 genomic sequence AGGGCACGGCCCAGCAGTCGCACCTGGTGTGGCACTACGACCATGCGGGCGCCTACGTCCCCGTCGACTTCCCGCAGCCCCTCTCCAGCGACGAACTCCTCGCCGGCGGCGGCCCCCTGGGCTCCTCCCAGGGCCTCCTGCGGGAACTGGAGTTCGTGGCCCCGGCCATCGGCATCGACCCGGCGAACCCCCCGTCACCGCCCGAGGCGCCACTCGCGCCCACGGAGTTGGAGGAACCGGCCGTCCCGGCGCCCTACGACCCCAGCCCGTTCGCCCGTGAACGGCACGTCTGGTTGGGCCTGCACGCGGCGACGACCCGCAGCCTGGCGCAGGGTTCGATGATCGTCTTCAGCTGAGCCCGGTTCTCGACACTTGGGCTCACCGCCCCAGGGCCGCGAGGCCCTTCTGCATGTCCTCCGCGTTCATGACCGGGGTGTACGTGACCTCGGCATCCAGTTCGAGGAAGAACGGCTCGGCGATGGCGGGCATCTGTGAGCTGTCCTGCATGTCGAAGACCAGGTAACAGGCGCGGTGCCCGTTGTCGGCGGTGAAGTACGCGGCCTCCGGCTTCACCTGCTCCATGGAGGCCTGCATCAGCTTCCCCAGAGTCCCGTTCCGAATGGCCTCGTTGGACTTCTCGGTGTCGAGCCGGGCCTTGAGCATCATGCGCATCGCAGTCACTTCCTCCGGTCGCCCGATATGCGCATATCTGCGCACATTCCCAGAATAGGACCGGCCGGGCACGTCTGCGCGTGCTCGGCCGGTGTGGGGACGCCCTTGTGTGAGCGAGGAACGGCTGCGGCTAGATGAACGAGTTGATCTCGATCGTCTCGTCGCGGCCCGGGCCGACGCCGATCGCGGAGATCGGGGCGCCGGACATCTCCTCCAGTGCCTTGACGTACGCCTGGGCGTTCTTGGGCAGGTCGGAGAAGGACTTGGCCGAGGTGATGTCCTCGGACCAGCCCGGCAGGGTCTCGTAGATCGGCTTCGCATGGTGGAAGTCGGACTGCGAGTACGGCAGTTCCTCGACGCGCTTGCCGTCGATCTCGTACGCGACGCAGACCGGGATCTGCTCCCAGCCCGTGAGGACGTCGAGCTTGGTGAGGAAGAAGTCCGTCAGGCCGTTCACGCGGGTCGCGTAGCGGGCGATGACCGCGTCGAACCAGCCGCAGCGGCGGTCACGGCCGGTGGTCACACCCCGCTCGTGGCCGATGCGGCGCAGCGCCTCGCCGTCCTCGTCGAACAGCTCCGTGGGGAACGGACCGGCGCCGACGCGGGTGGTGTAGGCCTTGAGGATGCCGATGACCCGGCTGATCTTCGTCGGACCGACGCCCGCGCCCGTGCAGGCGCCGCCGGCCGTCGGGTTCGACGAGGTCACGAAGGGGTACGTGCCGTGGTCGATGTCCAGGAGGGTGCCCTGGCCGCCCTCGAACAGGACGACCTTGTCCTCCTCCAGCGCCTGGTTCAGCACCAGGACGGTGTCGGCGACGAACGGCGCCAGCTTCTCGGCGTAGCCCAGCAGCTCCTCGACGACCTGGTCCACGGCGATCGCGCGGCGGTTGTAGAGCTTGGTGAGGAGCTGGTTCTTGACGTCGAGGGCCGCCTCGACCTTCTGCGTCAGGATCGACTCGTCGTACAGGTCCTGGACCCGGATGCCCACGCGGTTGATCTTGTCGGCGTAGGTCGGACCGATGCCCCGCCCCGTCGTGCCGATCTTGCGCTTACCGAGGAAACGTTCCGTGACCTTGTCCACGGTGACGTTGTACGGCGTGATGATGTGAGCATTGCCGCTGATCAGGAGCTTGGACGTGTCGACGCCGCGCTCGTTCAGACCGCTCAGCTCGGAGAGCAGGACCGACGGGTCGACGACGACTCCGTTGCCGATGACCGGCGTGCAGCCGGGGGAGAGAATCCCGGAAGGGAGAAGGTGGAGGGCGTACTTCTGGTCACCCACGACTACCGTGTGGCCGGCGTTGTTGCCGCCCTGGTAGCGCACCACGTAGTCGACGGATCCGCCTAGCAGGTCCGTCGCCTTTCCCTTGCCTTCGTCACCCCACTGAGCACCGAGCAGCACAAGTGCGGGCACGCGCGTACACCCCTTCCGGGCGGGGCATGTCCATGGTCGGGGGCGTACGCGATGGCTTGTTACCGTCGCGTGCGCCGCGCGACCGTCGTTGGCCGCACACTGTGGACCCGGATGCCCCGGAATAGACGAAGCCCCTGGCGCAATAGCGCAAGGGGCTCTTGCACAAAGATGCTACCCGAGGAAGCGAGGCAGGACCGAGGTGGCGACTGACGACCAGCTCCTCGTGGTCATCGACCCCCTCGCCCGTCGCACGGACGGCGAGGCCGTACGGATCGCGAAAGACGTGCTCAGCGCGGGTGCGGCGAGTACGAAGGTGTGCCTTCCGGAAGGGCCCGAGGAATTCGCGCGGGCGCTCTCGCGACGCGGCTCCCGGCGCCCGGTGGTGGTCGGCGACGACCGCGCGCTGCTGCGGGCGGTGTCTCATCTGCATCGGCGGCGGGAGCTGGCGGGGTGCGCGCTCTCCCTGGTTCCCGTGGGTACCGCCCTGGGTCTCGCCCACTCCCTGGGCGTGCCCCCCGGCGCGGTCGCGGCGGCCCGCGCCGCACTCGACGGAGTCGAACGGCGGCTGGATCTGCTCGTCGACGACAGCGACGGCGTGGTCCTGGGCGCCCTGCGCATCCCGGCCCTGCCGGGCGTGCCGCCGCGGGACACGCCGGAGGCGGGCGGGCCGGCGGCTGGCGCGGCCCCGCCGGGCCCCGGCAGGGGCAAGGCCGCCCCCGGATCCGACCGGGGCACGGCTCCGGGGCGGACCGGGACGGCCTCCGGGACAGGGACGGGCCCCTCCGGAACGGGCCCCTCCGGAACCGGCTCCTCGGGTACGGGTTCGGGGGCGGGCCGGGAGGCGGGCAGTGGCGCGGGGCCGGACGGGGCGACCCGGTCCGGAGAAGGGTCGGCCGAAGGTTGTGCGTCACCGCCGTCGGGCTCCGGCTCCCACTTCTGGCTGCGCGCCTGGCCGCAGTCCCTCGCCCGTACGTTGTCGACGCGTCCGGCGATACCCGCCCGGATGTCCCGTCCGCTGCGGCCCTCGCGCATACGGGTCGCCGCCGGGGGCGGGCCCGGGCCCTCGCGGCTGCGGGTGGAGGTGGACGGGGTGATCCTCGTCGACCTAGACCAGCCCGTGGAGACCGTGTCGGTGATGCCCGGTGTCGACGGCGGCGCGGACGTCGAGATCCGGCCGGTGTCGGTGGGCGCCGAGGCGGCCCCGCTGCTGGCGACCGGCCACCGGGTGACCGTCTCCGGCGCGGACTTCCGCTACCGGGCGGACTCCCTGGTGGCGGGTCCGGTGCGGACGCGGACGTGGACGGTACGGGAGGCGGCGTGGGGGCTGACGCTGCCGGGGTGAGAACGGTTTGGGTGCGGCGGGTGCGCCGCGGGCGTGCGTGGGGCGCCAGGCGGGTGCCGGGCGCCCCTGAGTCATCGGATCACTGGGTCACAGGGTCAGCAGCTCATGGCCCAGGTGTGGGAGTCGCCGTTGTCGTTGGCGGCGCCGTTGTAGCCGACCTCCTGGCCGGGGGTGAGGCAGATGGTCATGTGCCCGCCGAGCTGCGCGCGGGAGTACACCTTGACGTGGTCCTTGACCCCGGGTCCGGAGACGCCGTGGTTGGCCCAGGAGGAGTCCTCGTCGGCGATGTTGCCCTCCCACCAGCGGTCGTCGCCGGGCCACTCGACCTTCATGCCGCCGAAATCGGCGTCGGTCCAGACACAGAAGTTGCCGGTGCCGCAGGCGGCGGCCTGAGCCGGCACGGACGACGCGAGAACCAGTCCGGCGGAGAAGAGCAGGGCGGAGAGGAGGGCGGTGAAGCGCTTCACTGTGGTGGATTTCCCTTCGAGGGTGGGGGGTTGGTGTTGCCGGTACTACCGATCAGAGAGGTGGCTTCGGTGAGGGCCCGGGACCGCAGCCGCCGCCATTCGGCGAGTTCCGTACGCCGGTCCGCGTGGACCTCGGCGAGGGTGCGGTCGGTGTGGGCGGCCTCGGGAGCGAGGTTGTTGACGATCGTCGACGTACGGAACCAGCGGCGCTGGTCGCCGTAGAGCCGCCGCTGGGCCTCGGCCAGGCAGCCGTCGGTGTGGGCGCGGACGACGTGCCCCGTGGGCAGCCGCAACGACAGCTCCGTACGCCCCGCGCCGAACATGGCCTCCGCGACACGCGTCCGCCCGAGGTCCGGCGAGCCGCTCTGCCCGGGGCGCGGCGGGGTGAGCCCCTGCCGGGCCAGGCAGTCGTCCGTCAGCCGCTGGGTCGCCGCCTTGATGACGTCGTCCGGGGAGAACCGGGGCGGCGGGGCCGACGCCGAGGTGGCCGGTGGGGCCGTGGAGCAGGCGGTACCGGCAGTGAGAAGCACTCCGCAGACGAGGAGGGCGGCGAGGGGTGTGGCGTGGATGGGGAGGAGGGGTCGGCGCATGGGAGGGGGTTCCCGGGGCGATCGTCGGTCAGCAGGGGCCAGCCACAGCTGACACGGCGACCCGCCCCTCACGCGCGCCGATATGCCCGTTTCCACCCCTACCGGTGAGCGCACAGGGGCGCGTGTTGCCAAGGTCGCGACCCTCACCGCAGGGCCGATGACGATATGCGCCGGGCGCCCGTACGGATGCGCGACACGCCGCCATGTTCACTTCTCGGCGAACGGATCCACGCGACGGGACGCAATGACGTTTCGCCCCGCCGTCGGCTGCTTTTGAGGAGGCGTCAGGTGCGGTTCACAGCCGCGACCTGACGTGGGGTCAGCGAGCGACCGGCCCTCGGGGCCTCCAAGAGGGTGACGACGTGTCAGCGTGCGAGGGTGTAGGCCGCACCTGAATTCGAAATACCAGCTCATTGCCCTATTTTGATAGAGCGTCAGGCACGCCGAGGGTCACCCGTCAGAGCGACAATTCATGCGGCCGTTCAGCCCCTTTTCTGGCCCCACTCCACCCCTCCTCGAAATGACAGCGGAAATGGCCGTCATTACGTTCGTTCTCGTCGGCAGGTCCTGTCGACGAGAACGAAGAGAAGGGGAAGTGCATTGCGCACTCGTAAGATCACAGTGATCGCCGCCTCCGTCGGCGTGGCAGTCGCGGCCGCCACCGGTGTCACCTACGCCAGCTCCGCCCTGGAGTCGGCCCCCAAGTCCGCCTCGGCCGTCACCGACGCCGCCCCGGCCCCCCGCGGCGGCAACGGTACGGGCACCAGCGCCGGCTCGAACGCGGCCAACGCCCCGGCCGACGCGGGTGCGTCGGACAACTTCAACGGTCCCCGGAAGGGCAACGAGGGCCGGGGCGAAGGCCGCGGCGCGGGTCGCGGCGGGCACCACCGGGACGAGGGCCAGATCCAGATCAACGAGCGTGTGTACGGCGCCGAGCCGGGGTCCTGCATCGCCGTGGTCAACGTGCGCCACCACGGGCAGGGCCAGAGCCCGAACCAGCCCCAGAACTCGAACCAGAGTCAGGACCGGAATCGGGGTCGGGAGGGCGCCGACAGCTTCAACATCCGGAACGACACCGACGGGACCGTCGAATTCTTCAACGGGATCACCTGCGACAACGGGGCTCCCGTCGCCACGGTCGGACCGCACAGTTCCAGCAGCGCGGTCGAAGGTGACCGGGAGGGACACCTCCTCATCGGCAGCTTCCGCGTCGTCGAAAACGGCCACCACTCGTGATAACCGCGAGGGCAAGCGCTCACCCCGGCATACCCAGTACCGGAAGCCCCGGCTCGCCGTAATCGAGCCGGGGTTCCGGCACGGGGGTATCCCTACGGGATGACCTTGTCCATGGTAGTCAGCACGGCACGGCCGTTCCGGCGACGCCGCCGAGAAAGGCGTGCCATCCGGTGGGCTAGATGTGCAGGAGAGGGCCGTGGGGGTTTTCGCTGTCGCGGATGACTCGACCGCCGGTGGAAACGAGGGCGACCTCGACGCATTCGCCTTGTGACGTGGAGTACGAAGACTTCCGGAAGGAGCTTATGAGCTCGGTCACGATGTCT encodes the following:
- a CDS encoding DUF3303 family protein — translated: MRMMLKARLDTEKSNEAIRNGTLGKLMQASMEQVKPEAAYFTADNGHRACYLVFDMQDSSQMPAIAEPFFLELDAEVTYTPVMNAEDMQKGLAALGR
- a CDS encoding adenylosuccinate synthase; this translates as MPALVLLGAQWGDEGKGKATDLLGGSVDYVVRYQGGNNAGHTVVVGDQKYALHLLPSGILSPGCTPVIGNGVVVDPSVLLSELSGLNERGVDTSKLLISGNAHIITPYNVTVDKVTERFLGKRKIGTTGRGIGPTYADKINRVGIRVQDLYDESILTQKVEAALDVKNQLLTKLYNRRAIAVDQVVEELLGYAEKLAPFVADTVLVLNQALEEDKVVLFEGGQGTLLDIDHGTYPFVTSSNPTAGGACTGAGVGPTKISRVIGILKAYTTRVGAGPFPTELFDEDGEALRRIGHERGVTTGRDRRCGWFDAVIARYATRVNGLTDFFLTKLDVLTGWEQIPVCVAYEIDGKRVEELPYSQSDFHHAKPIYETLPGWSEDITSAKSFSDLPKNAQAYVKALEEMSGAPISAIGVGPGRDETIEINSFI
- a CDS encoding peptidase inhibitor family I36 protein — encoded protein: MKRFTALLSALLFSAGLVLASSVPAQAAACGTGNFCVWTDADFGGMKVEWPGDDRWWEGNIADEDSSWANHGVSGPGVKDHVKVYSRAQLGGHMTICLTPGQEVGYNGAANDNGDSHTWAMSC
- a CDS encoding DUF397 domain-containing protein, which encodes MTELISSFRKSSYSTSQGECVEVALVSTGGRVIRDSENPHGPLLHI
- a CDS encoding diacylglycerol kinase family protein — translated: MATDDQLLVVIDPLARRTDGEAVRIAKDVLSAGAASTKVCLPEGPEEFARALSRRGSRRPVVVGDDRALLRAVSHLHRRRELAGCALSLVPVGTALGLAHSLGVPPGAVAAARAALDGVERRLDLLVDDSDGVVLGALRIPALPGVPPRDTPEAGGPAAGAAPPGPGRGKAAPGSDRGTAPGRTGTASGTGTGPSGTGPSGTGSSGTGSGAGREAGSGAGPDGATRSGEGSAEGCASPPSGSGSHFWLRAWPQSLARTLSTRPAIPARMSRPLRPSRIRVAAGGGPGPSRLRVEVDGVILVDLDQPVETVSVMPGVDGGADVEIRPVSVGAEAAPLLATGHRVTVSGADFRYRADSLVAGPVRTRTWTVREAAWGLTLPG